The DNA region AAGAACACCAAAATTGAAACTACAGGGCTCACATAATGCGTGATAAATGCCTTGTCCGCAGCGTCTTTAGCAACAGATTGAATTGGCGTTACCATTCCAATCCATCCAAATCCAGCAGATGTAGGTGTTCCTTGAACATTCATCAAGGCAACTGGAATACCAGAAACAGCGGCTGTAATTAAGAATGGTATCATCGTCACCGGCTTAGCAAAGACAGAAGGCATCATGCCTTTCATCGCTCCCAAGAAAATAGCAACTGAAGTTCCAACTTTATTAACCTTAATTGAATTAATCAATAAGACAACTGTTGTCGCAATAACACCAACACCCGCAGCACCTGAGCCTAGACCAGCCAATGAAATTGCTAAGGCAATTCCAACCGTTGAAACTGGCGTGATAATAATAATCGAGAATGCCATGGCAATCAAAACAGCCATTGGCACTGGTTGTAGCTTTGTAAAGGTTTCAACCGCTTGACCAATCCAAGTTGTAACGTCACCAACATATGGTGCAATGGCTTTACCAAGCAATCCAACGCCACCACCGACAACGATTGGGCTAAGAATAATCGCAACCGAACCGAAACCTTTCAAGTACTTTGCAATCAGCCAAATAACTAAAACACCGATTGCTGAAACAATCATTGCGTTGATCACATCGCCCGCACCAGCGGCAATATAAACAGTTGAAGGTGCAACAGTTTTAACACCTGTCACTGGGTTTACAAAACCAGCAGCGGCAGTGGCCCACTTAATTGAGCCCGAAGCCGCAGCAACGGCAATTCCCATAACACCAACGTCTAAGGGCTTCATCTTAAATTGCAAAGCAATTGCGACACCAATTAACATTGGAATCATTGATTGGAACAAAACCAAAATCGCATTCAAATCAGTGGCCCAATTTGCAACACCAGGCGTGATAAATAACTTTAGCAAATACTTCAAAACTGCGGAAGGCAAAACACCAATCAAAATTCCTTGGGCTGAACCGCTCAATACCTTAAAGAAGAAGTCTTTGAACTTCAACTCATAACTACCATCAAAATAATTCATCATACCATCTACTTTCCATTAAAAAAGCACTGCAATCACCTGACAACTCAAATCTTATCTCGATTGTGCCATTTAATTACAGCCCTTTGATGTCTCTATTCTTTAATTAATATTCAACTGCAATGCTTGGCACTTCACCATTAATGAAAGCCAAATCAGCAGACAACGATTGTGATACCATTTCTTCAACGGCTTTTGTCGTATAGAAAGCTGTGTGAGGTGTAACCAACACATTTTCGCGAGAAATCAAATCAGCAATCTTATCATCTGGGAATGTCTTTCCAGACCAGTCAATGTTAAACAACCCAACTTCTTCTTCATAGACATCCATTGAAAAGTCAGCAATTTTACCAGAGTCCAAACCAGCAATAACGGCATCGATATCCATCAAGTTTCCGCGTGAAACATTGACGATGACCACACCATCTTTCATCTTTGCAATTGAATCTGCATTAATCAAATGGTGGTTTGCTGGAACACCTGGTACGTACAATGAAATTACGTCAGCTTGCGCAAACAATTCATCTAACGTATCCACATAAAGACCAGCGGCTTCAATTTCAGCATTCTTATAAAGGTCATATGCAATAACCTTCGCCCCAAAGCCTTGTGCAATCTTCATAGCAACACGTCCAATGTGTCCAGTTCCAATAATTCCGATAGTTTGCATACGCATCTCACGTCCAATTGTAGGTGCCCAACGCAAATCATGCTTAGCAATCTTAGCATCCAATTCTTTTGTCCGACGCAACAACCGGCTCATTTGAATCATCGAATGCTCAGCAATCGCATTTGGTGAATAAACTGGCACGTTTGAGATTTGGAAACCAAACTCACGTGCTGCATCAAAGTCAATGTTGTCAGTTCCAACATTGCGCAATGACATCTTTGTGATACCAGCTTCATGCAATGCAGCCAACGTTTCGCGTGTGTAGTCTAATTGTTGATAAACATTCACAGCATCAAAACCAGCAGCTAATTTCGCTGTTTCGGGTGTCAATAGTTGATCAGTAAATTCAACCGTTACACCTGGGTTAGCCTCACGCCAAGCATTTAAAGCTGGTTGCTCATCGTCACGAATACCATATGCAAAAATTTTTGCCATAATTTTTAACTATCCCCTTTATTATTCAAATGAAATTGCAATAGAAATCGTGTAATTTTTCACAATTACACCATCTATTCAAGTACTAATTATAAAACAAACATCTACTAATGTAAACTTTTTTCATATTTATCGAGTAATACGGTATATAATTTTCTTAAAGCAAACAGTACGTTTCACCGCATTGGTCGCTCTAACTACAAACAGTTTATCTGTCTGCCCGCCAAATCACAACAAAATTGGGTCTTTAATAATTGATTGCTTGTTCAGGTGTATTGCCTGTGATAAATGCCAATCCAGCATCTAACGATTGTTCAACCATCTCTTCTGTTGCGGTCCACGTATAAAATGCCGTATGTGGTGATACAATCACATTGTCACGGGTAATGAGGTCAGCAACACGCGTATCAGGGAAATCCTTTCCCTCCCAATCAACGTTAAATAATCCGCCTTCATCTTCATACGTATCCATGCCAAATCCATCAATTTTGCCTGCATCTAACCCGGCAATGATCGCATCCGTATCGACTAAATTACCACGACCAGCATTAACAATGACAACTTGATCCTTCATCTTTGCAATTGCCTTGGCATCAATCATATGATGATTTTCTGGTAGTCCTGGAACGTGCAATGAAATACCATCAGCTTGCGCATATAACTCATCAAGACTGTCAACATACAATCCTTGCGCTTCAATTTCTGCGTTACGATATTTATCATAGGCAATGACTTTGGCACCAAAACCTTGCGCAATTTGAATGGCCACCCGACCAATATTTCCAGTACCGATAATACCAATCGTTTGCTTGCGAACTTCCCGCCCAATCGTTGGTGCCCACTTCAAATTATGCCGATATACCTTAAGGTCCATTTGTTTAAAGTGGCGGAATAATCGTGCCATTTGGATCATCGCATGTTCAGCAATCGCATTTGGTGAATAGCGCGGTACATTAGAAACATTAAATTGATACTTTTTTAGCACATCAAAGTCTAAATCATCCGTTCCGACATTACGCAATGTCAACGTATGAATCCCCATCTGATCCAATTGACCAAGTGTTGATTCACCAACTGGAATCCCGGCTTGTAAGATATTAACAACGTCATAACCTTGTGCTAAAGTGGCATTCTCTGGTGTCAATAAAACGTCCGTCGTATCGACTTGAACCTCAGGGTGTTGGCTTGCCCAACGCTGCATTGCCGATTGTTCATCTTCACGAACACCATATGCTAAAATCTTAGACATTTTAAAACTCCTTTCATTACAAACAACATGTCTCTTCTATTCATTCTAACAGATTATTCATCAATTACATTATGAAAATGTAAGCGTTTTAATTCTAACGCAACCTGCCATCCCATCGTAACAACCTTATGACAAATTATATTATCCTATAAAAATATGACTAAATTTCTCACTCACAATCGCATAGTCAATAAAAAAAGATTAGCCCTTTTTATCTGCTAATCTTTTTAAATTCATACATCATTTTATAAGCTATTTTCAGCAACAATTAGGTCGGCACCAAAATATGGTCGTAAGACTTCAGGTACTGTCACTGTCCCATCAGCGTTTTGATAGTTTTCCAAAATTGCAGCAACTGTCCGCCCCACAGCTAATCCAGAACCATTTAAAGTATGCACAAATTGTAAATCGCCATCGGCATCCCGATAACGGATTTTTGCTCGTCGTGCCTGGAAAGCTTCCGTATTCGAGACTGAAGAGATCTCACGATAAACATTTTGTTCCGGCATCCAGACTTCTAAGTCATGCGTTTCTGCTGCAGAAAAGCCCATGTCTCCCGTTGAAAGCGTCAAAACATGATATGGCAGATTGAGTGTTTGCAAAATATGTTCAGCGTTTTGGGTCATTTTTTCTAACTCAGCGTATGATTGCTCAGGCTTTGCAAATTTAACCATCTCAACTTTATTAAACTGATGCATACGAATCAAGCCACGGGTATCGCGACCAGCTGAACCAGCTTCCTGTCGAAATGATGGTGAAACAGCTGTAATCGAAATTGGTAACTTATCGGCATCAATCACTTCTTCGCGATAATAATTAGTCAAAGGCACCTCAGCCGTTGGGATCAACGTCATATCGTCATTAGTTCCCACGCGATAAGCATCTTCCATAAATTTTGGATACTGACCAGTACCATACATTGCTTCATCTTTCACCATATATGGTGTAATCATCTCGGTATAACCCTCTTTTTGATGTTCATCAAGCATATAGTTATATACCGCGCGCTCTAGACGTGCACCTTGGCCAACATAATAAACAAAACGCGCACCAGCGACTTTTGCCCCACGTTCCCAATCCAAGATACCTAAAGCTTCGCCAATTTCATAATGTGCTTTAGGTTCAAAATCAAATTGACGAATATCGCCCCAAACCCGTTCTTCACGATTAGCTGACTCATCAGCGCCAACCGGAATCGTTGGATTTGGCAAATTAGGGAAGTGCAATGCTCGATTCAATAAATCGGCATCAATCAGCGCTAATTGATCATCTAAGCCTTTAATTTGCGTTGACACTTGTTGCATTTCAGCAATCACATCGGTTGCATCTTCTTTGGCCCGCTTTTTTTGTCCAATTTGATCTGAAACCGCATTTCGTTGTGCTTTTAGTTCTTCAACTTGCACCAAAATTGTGCGTCGTTGCTCATCAGCCGCTAAATACGCATCAATATCCTCAGCCGCTACACCACGCCCAGCTAAACGAACTTTCGCTTCATCGGCATGATGCCGTAAATATTTAATATCTAACATATTCTATACCCTATCCTTTGATTCCAAGTTCTTTAATTTTGTCATCAATTATCGCAAAAATTTCATTCAAGTGCTCATCGTTATTGACAAAATCATATTTATCGCCCTCAATCATTAATTTAGGCGAAGCTGAATAATTATCAAACCAAGCATGATAACGACTTGTTAGTTCTTTATAATAGTCATACAACGATGGGTCATTTTCAATTTGTTCATACGCCCGTCCACGCTTTTTAATGCGTCCCAACATCGTTTCAAACGATACATTCACATAAATCAACAAGTCCGGTGTTTTCACAACAGCATCATCAGAAAAATCAACTTGTTCCATCATGTTTTGCAACAATTCACCGTAAATTTGAACTTCCGTCTGCGTTGCACGTTCCAAATCTGCATTTAATTGAAATAGTAATAAATCTTCAAAAATTGAACGATCAATGACATTTAGCGCTGAACCTTGTGCGTCTTTAATATTATCTAACCGCTTATTTAAGAAGTAATTTTGCAATAAAAAGCCATATTTCTGCGGATTCTCATAAAACAATGGCAAAATGGGATTATCATCTACAGATTCATAAAAGGCCTCTGATCCAAGATGGTTTGCTAAAAGTGTTGCCAGACTAGTCTTTCCAGCCCCAATTGTTCCTGATAATACAATCATAAATCTATTCACCTTCTGTTATTTTCTATCTTTAATCTTACCAAAACTCGCAACATTTTGCGATACAAGATGCAAGTATCATTAGCTGTCCTGGTGAGAATAAAAAAAGCTTCGCTGAACTGCGAAGTTTTTTATTAATTATTGATGATGAATAAATTGAACGCCCGCTGTTGGTACCACTCGTGTACTATACAAATCTTTTCCCGCATTTCCTTCTGAAATTAGCATTGTCCCATCATCATTAATCTTTTCAACGATTGCAACGTGCCCATACACCTTATCTGCGCCATGACTACCAGGTGCAAATACAGCAATGCTTCCAACTGCTGCTTGTCCATCAACTAGTAAGCCGGCGCGACGCGCACTGTCAGCCCAATCGGCTGCATTTCCCCAATAGCTTCCCGCCCAATCAAACATCGCTTTAACATACCAAGTACATTGTCCATACGGATAACTATTTTGTTGATTCTTTAAGTCAGCCGTTCTTTGTTTCAAATCTACCTTTTCAGTTGGCAACGTTGCCTCTTTCAGATCTTGATTCTGTTCATTCAAAGGAGCTTGTGTTTGATCAAGTTGAATTTCATTCCCAACGTATATTAATGCGCCCCCATAGTCCAGTTGATTCAACGTTACCAATTCATCAACTGTTTTTCCATATGTCATTGCAATATCATATACGGTATCACCAGCAACGACTTTATGGCTATCTGCTTGAGCCTGCCCACTCATCATACCAAAAGCTGCTATACACCCAAATGT from Weissella diestrammenae includes:
- a CDS encoding PTS sugar transporter subunit IIC; amino-acid sequence: MNYFDGSYELKFKDFFFKVLSGSAQGILIGVLPSAVLKYLLKLFITPGVANWATDLNAILVLFQSMIPMLIGVAIALQFKMKPLDVGVMGIAVAAASGSIKWATAAAGFVNPVTGVKTVAPSTVYIAAGAGDVINAMIVSAIGVLVIWLIAKYLKGFGSVAIILSPIVVGGGVGLLGKAIAPYVGDVTTWIGQAVETFTKLQPVPMAVLIAMAFSIIIITPVSTVGIALAISLAGLGSGAAGVGVIATTVVLLINSIKVNKVGTSVAIFLGAMKGMMPSVFAKPVTMIPFLITAAVSGIPVALMNVQGTPTSAGFGWIGMVTPIQSVAKDAADKAFITHYVSPVVSILVFFVVPIVVGFVVDYVLTKFVKLYQPEDFQQEI
- a CDS encoding D-2-hydroxyacid dehydrogenase, which produces MAKIFAYGIRDDEQPALNAWREANPGVTVEFTDQLLTPETAKLAAGFDAVNVYQQLDYTRETLAALHEAGITKMSLRNVGTDNIDFDAAREFGFQISNVPVYSPNAIAEHSMIQMSRLLRRTKELDAKIAKHDLRWAPTIGREMRMQTIGIIGTGHIGRVAMKIAQGFGAKVIAYDLYKNAEIEAAGLYVDTLDELFAQADVISLYVPGVPANHHLINADSIAKMKDGVVIVNVSRGNLMDIDAVIAGLDSGKIADFSMDVYEEEVGLFNIDWSGKTFPDDKIADLISRENVLVTPHTAFYTTKAVEEMVSQSLSADLAFINGEVPSIAVEY
- a CDS encoding D-2-hydroxyacid dehydrogenase; protein product: MSKILAYGVREDEQSAMQRWASQHPEVQVDTTDVLLTPENATLAQGYDVVNILQAGIPVGESTLGQLDQMGIHTLTLRNVGTDDLDFDVLKKYQFNVSNVPRYSPNAIAEHAMIQMARLFRHFKQMDLKVYRHNLKWAPTIGREVRKQTIGIIGTGNIGRVAIQIAQGFGAKVIAYDKYRNAEIEAQGLYVDSLDELYAQADGISLHVPGLPENHHMIDAKAIAKMKDQVVIVNAGRGNLVDTDAIIAGLDAGKIDGFGMDTYEDEGGLFNVDWEGKDFPDTRVADLITRDNVIVSPHTAFYTWTATEEMVEQSLDAGLAFITGNTPEQAINY
- the serS gene encoding serine--tRNA ligase; this encodes MLDIKYLRHHADEAKVRLAGRGVAAEDIDAYLAADEQRRTILVQVEELKAQRNAVSDQIGQKKRAKEDATDVIAEMQQVSTQIKGLDDQLALIDADLLNRALHFPNLPNPTIPVGADESANREERVWGDIRQFDFEPKAHYEIGEALGILDWERGAKVAGARFVYYVGQGARLERAVYNYMLDEHQKEGYTEMITPYMVKDEAMYGTGQYPKFMEDAYRVGTNDDMTLIPTAEVPLTNYYREEVIDADKLPISITAVSPSFRQEAGSAGRDTRGLIRMHQFNKVEMVKFAKPEQSYAELEKMTQNAEHILQTLNLPYHVLTLSTGDMGFSAAETHDLEVWMPEQNVYREISSVSNTEAFQARRAKIRYRDADGDLQFVHTLNGSGLAVGRTVAAILENYQNADGTVTVPEVLRPYFGADLIVAENSL
- a CDS encoding deoxynucleoside kinase yields the protein MIVLSGTIGAGKTSLATLLANHLGSEAFYESVDDNPILPLFYENPQKYGFLLQNYFLNKRLDNIKDAQGSALNVIDRSIFEDLLLFQLNADLERATQTEVQIYGELLQNMMEQVDFSDDAVVKTPDLLIYVNVSFETMLGRIKKRGRAYEQIENDPSLYDYYKELTSRYHAWFDNYSASPKLMIEGDKYDFVNNDEHLNEIFAIIDDKIKELGIKG
- a CDS encoding COG3942 and LysM peptidoglycan-binding domain-containing protein, encoding MNLTLKASLLGTFGCIAAFGMMSGQAQADSHKVVAGDTVYDIAMTYGKTVDELVTLNQLDYGGALIYVGNEIQLDQTQAPLNEQNQDLKEATLPTEKVDLKQRTADLKNQQNSYPYGQCTWYVKAMFDWAGSYWGNAADWADSARRAGLLVDGQAAVGSIAVFAPGSHGADKVYGHVAIVEKINDDGTMLISEGNAGKDLYSTRVVPTAGVQFIHHQ